From a single Ascaphus truei isolate aAscTru1 chromosome 2, aAscTru1.hap1, whole genome shotgun sequence genomic region:
- the LOC142488194 gene encoding uncharacterized protein LOC142488194 → MPFGLCNALAVFQDFVNEDLLNQHVVVYLDDILIFNKSLHRHSGHVKQVLQCLRKNHLFAKLEKCQFHQTTTAFLGYIISNTGLAMDPAMVKAALDWPCPTTLKAVQLFLGFSNYYRRFIQNFSSVVAPITALTQKRSDPASWSAAATKAFNSLKTAYVSTPILRPRSKLDLHIRSGRFRHQGQSYLVTEEDPSSQTAPMHVLL, encoded by the coding sequence ATGCCATTCGGCCTTTGCAATGCTCTGGCCGTATTCCAGGACTTTGTCAATGAAGATCTCCTTAACCAACATGTtgtagtctacctggacgatatattaatCTTCAACAAATCCTTACACAGACATTCGGGTCATGTCAAGCAGGTACTCCAGTGTCTGCGAAAAAACCACCTGTTCGCTAAACTGGAGAAGTGTCAGTTCCACCAAACTACTACAGCATTCCTGGGTtacatcatctccaacaccgGCCTTGCCATGGATCCTGCCATGGTAAAAGCGGCCCTGGATTGGCCTTGTCCCACAACTTTAAAAGCTGTGCAACTTTTCCTAGGATTCAGCAACTACTACCGCAGATTCATCCAGAATTTCTCTTCGGTtgtagcacccattacggccctgACACAAAAACGTTCGGATCCCGCCTCATGGTCTGCTGCCGCTACCAAAGCCTTCAACAGTCTAAAGACCGCCTATGTCTCTACACCCATCCTACGTCCCAGATCCAAACTTGACCTTCACATTAGAAGTGGACGCTTCCGACATCAGGGCCAGAGCTATCTTGTCACAGAAGAAGACCCCTCAAGCCAGACTGCACCGATGCACgttcttttataa